From Acidobacteriota bacterium:
CGTCCGCGGACAGTGGTGCCGGCTGAGCAGCCGCCCGTCAAGAAATAATGCCGGTTCGATCCGTCGGTCTGACCGCCACGGTCATTCACGGCTTCACGATCTCTCATCCAACCGGGGGCGGACAATCCCGCCCCCGGTTTCGTATCGGTGTCTCCATCCTGGCGGCACTTTACCTGCTGTTCCTCCCGCCCGTGATACCAGCTGCGTCCGCGAGCGCCTTGTTCTCCGAAAACGGGCTGGGTGACCAGGTGGACTTCTGGGAGCAGGTGTTCACGCGCTGGGGCCAGAATCAGGTGCTGATCCACGACCGCCAGGATCTGCGCCTGGTTTACGAGATCATGCAGCTCGACGGCGACTATCTCCATGATCCGGCTGCCGCCAAGGCTCAGCAGCAGGCCGTCCGCTCGCGCCTGGAGCATTGGGAGGGGCTGTTGCGCCATGCTGCCGGTCGCATCGAGTCCGGCGCCCCACCGGATCCGGCGACGGCACGCATCCTGTCCGTTGTCGGCGGCAGGCTGGGTCGCCCGCCCGCCGCCGCGGAGTTGCGCGAGCTGGCCGGCCGGCTGCGGTCGCAGCGCGGCATCCGCGAAGAGTTTGCGGCCGGCTGGCGGCGCGCCGGGCGCTACTATCCGCACATGCAGACGATCTTCCGCGCCAACGGGATCCCCGAGGAGATTCTGGCGATCCCCTTCTTCGAGTCGTCGTTCCGGGAGGATTCCCGTTCCCGCAAGGGCGCCACGGGCGTATGGCAGTTCATCCGCTCCACCGGCCGCACGTTCCTCCGCGTCAACCGGCATCTCGATGAACGACTCGATCCCTTGCTCGCCACCTACGGCGCTGTCAAGTTTCTGCGGGACGCCCACGGCAAGCTGGGCAGCTGGCCGCTGGCGGTGATGGCCTACAACCACGGCACCAACGGCATTTTCCAGGCCCGGCAGCGGCTGGGTTCAGATCCGCTCACCATTATCCGCTACTACTCCTCGAACCAGTTCGGGTTCGCCTCGCGCAACTATTACTCTGAATTCCTGGCTTCGTTGCGGATCCTGCGGCAACCGGAACGCTACTTCCCCAACCTTGTCCAGGCGTCGCCCTGGGAGTTCCGCGAGATCCATCTCTCCCGCAGCGCCACCTTCGCCCAGCTGCAAAAACAGTACCGCGTCCCCGCCGGCGTCATGCTGGATTTCAATCCGGCCGTGATCCGGTCCCGGGCCACCGCCAAGCTGTCATTTCCCGCCGGTTTTCGCCTGAAGCTGCCGCCCGTCGAAATTCCGGGAACGACCGTGTCGGACGATGCCGCACCGATTGTCGCCACCGCCGCGCCGGCTGCGCCGGCTCCCGCCACGCCCGCCGGACCCGGGCCGAAAGTCCACCGCGTCCAGGCCGGTGAAACGCTGTATCGCATCGCGATGAACCACAAGGTGACGGTGGCCCAACTCCGCCAGTGGAACAAGCTGCCGGGCAACACCATCCGGGTGGGTCAGCGCCTGGTGGTTCAGCCCTGAGGCCGGATTTTCCGAGGTAACTTGGCGACTACAACCAGCGGACCGCCGAGGTCTTGAAGCTCAGGTAGACCTGGTCCCCGACCACCAACCGGTGCTCCTGCAGTGACCGCAGGGTGATCCGGGCCTCCAGACTGATCCCGCAATCCACCGTGATATCCGCCGCCTCGTCCTGCTGGCGCGTGGCGCGGATCGTTCCCCGCAACTGGTTGCGGGCGGTACCGTGAAGGGCCTCCCGGCTGACGACAATCTCGGTGGGAGGGATGTGCACCAGTCTGGGCGGCCGGGTGAACGGCAGAATTTCCAGGGTCACGTTCCCCGTTCGGAAGAAGAACTGCCGGTTCTCCATGCTGGCCGTGCCGCGCAGCACGTTGCGGGGATGATGCGGCACCAGCCGGCGCCCGACGATCTGGACGATCTCGTCCGTCAAACGGATCGCAATCTCCTCCTGGTGGGTCGTGAACGCCACCGCCGCGCCCCGTTCCCGGGCCTGCTCCAGCAGCACGTTTTCCAGCAGCTCCCGGTTGACGGGGTCCACGTCGGCGAAGGGCTCGTCGAGCAACAGGAATTGCGGCTCCATCGCCAGCACCCGGGCCAGGGCCACCCGACGCTTTTCTCCGCCCGACAGCCGGGTGGCACGTCGCTTCGCCAGCGCCTCCAGATTCAGCCGCCCGAGGACGCCGGCGACACGCGCGTGCGCCGCCCGCTGGGACAAGCCGGCGAGGCGCAATCCGTACGCCAGGTTGCGCTCCACCGAGAAGTCGAACAGAACCGGCTCCTGCGCCAGCAGCAGCAGGTCACGCGGCTGGTTGCGCCCCTGGAAAAAGGCGGCCGGCGGCGCCTCATCGTAACGAATGACCCCGCTGAAATCGCGCTCCAGCCCGGCCAGCAGCCGGAGAAACGTGGTTTTCCCGCTGCCGTTCTCTCCGAGGATGGCCAGGATGCGTCCGCCGGTGACGGCCAGTTGCGGCACGCGGAACAGCTCCGTTCCGTTGCGGCGGACGCCGACGTCAGCGAGCGTGATCCTAGACAGCACGGAACCTCCGGCGCAGGACGACGATCAAGGCGTTCAACGCCAGCGCCACCGCCAGCAGGATGAACCCGAGTCCGATCCCGAGAGCGAACTCACCCTTGCTGGTTTCCAGGGCGATGGCTGTGGTGATGTTCCGGGTGTAGCCGCGGATGTTGCCGCCGATCATCATCGCGCTGCCCACCTCCGAAATCGCCCGGCTCAGGGCGGAGAACACCGCTACGGCCAGCGGGATCCGGCAGTGGTGCAACAGCAGCCAGAACTGTTGGCGGTGACCCGCGCCCAGCGACCAGGCTTCCTCGCGCAGCCGGGGATCCGCTTGCTCCAGCGCCGCGCTGACCAAGGACACCAGCAGGGGGAGAATCAGCACCGTTTGACCGATGGCCATGGCGGTCGGCGTAAACAGCAGGCCCAGCGGGCCGAGAGGTCCCTGACGGAAGAGTGTCGCATACAGCAACAGGCCCACTACTACGGTGGGCACCGCCATGAGGGTCTGGCAGATCGTCAGGATGAGCCGGCGGCCGGGAAATCGACAGGTGCCGAGCACAAATCCGGCGGGCGCGGCGATCAGCGTGGCCGCCGTGATGGCCGCCAAACTGACCGTCAGCGAAATCCAGAGCGCGCTGTAGAGGTCGGCGTCACCCGTGACGATCAGCCGGAACGCCTTGGCCAGCGCCTCGCTCAAAAAATCCACACGCCCTTCCTCTGCCGCGGAATTTCCATCAGCCGGTCAGCCGCCGATGCGGGACATGGCCGACGTGCATTTCCACCCACCACCGATGCCCCCCGCCGGTCCGGCCGGCTTCTGGGCCACTGCCGACCGGAACACTCCGGCGAGCGCCTCGTCGTCGACGCCCCCTCGCAGCAGCCGGCGCAGGTCCACCTCCGCCTCGTGAAACAGGCAGGTGCGGAGCTTGCCATCCGGGGTCAGGCGGAGCCGGTTGCAGTGCCGGCAGAAATGGTCGGTCATGGGGCTGATCAGTCCGATCCGTCCGGCCGCGCCCCGAATCTGGAAGAGGCGGCCGGATACCGGTGCGCCCGCCGGATCATCCAGCGGCGCCAGTTCGTAGCGCTTACTGAGGATCTGGAGCACCTCCTCGCCCGGCACCAGTTGGGCGGAGTCCCAATAGGCGTGCCCCCCCACGGGCATCAATTCGATGAAGCGGACCTCGTAAGCGTGGTGCAGCGTCATGGCCGCAAAATCCGCGATCTCATCCAGGTTGACGCTCCGCATGGTGACCACGTTGAGCTTGACGGGATGCAGGCCGGCCGCCTCGGCCGCCCGGATGCCCTCAAGCACGTTCGTCAGGACGGGCTGGCGGGTGATGGTCGCAAACCGCTCCGGCCGCAACGTGTCCAGGCTGACATTGACCCGGTGGAGTCCGGCGGCCCGAAGCGCCGCCGCATAGTGCCCCAGCAATGCGCCGTTGGTCGTCAGGCTGAGGTCGGCGAGGTCGGGCAGCCGGGACAGCTCAGCCAGCAGGGACACCACGCCCCGGCGGACAAGGGGCTCCCCCCCGGTGACCCGGATTTTCCGTAGGCCCAGTGAAATGGCGATCCGCGCGCAGCGCAGAATGTCCTCGTAGGTCAGGATGTCCGCATGGTTCAGCAACGGGATGCCTTCCGTCGGCATGCAGTATTGGCAGCGGAAATTGCACCGGTCGGTGATCGAAATGCGAAGGTAATTGATGAGCCGGTTGTGATGGTCGGCTAGTGGCGTGGGTGCATGTGTCATCGTCCGTGTCCCCGGGCAGTATACTGGAAAGCCCCACCTGTTGCAACGTGGCCAGGTTGACGGCTCATACCGACAGCGGATCCCCGTTGGCACCGTGGGTCTGTTTCCAATATCATGATAGTCGGCGTCTGCAACCGCGGAGGCGGCATGAACAACGGAGACACCCTGGACCACGCCGCGAGCGTGTTCCAAAAGTCCCGATTCAATCTGGCGTTCACCGGCGCCGGTGTGTCGGTGGAATCGGGTCTGCCCGACTTCCGTTCCCCCGGCGGATTGTGGGATCGGTATGACGTGGCGGAATACGCCACGCTGACCGCGTTCCAGCGGCATCCCGAAAAGGTCTGGACATTCATCCACGAGCTCCTGGACGGCTACGGCGGCGTCCAGCCCAACGCCGGGCACCGGGCCATGGCGGCGCTGGAGGCAGCCGGCGCGCTCCATGCCGTGGTTACCCAGAACATCGACGGTCTGCACCAGGCCGCCGGCTCCCGCCGCGTGGTGGAGTTTCACGGCAGTCTGCGGCGGCTGGTCTGTCTCGGATGCGGGCGAATGTGCCCAACCGACGATCCGTCCGTGCGCGCCCTCCCCGTGCCGCGCTGCGCCTGCGGCCGCGTTTTCAAGCCGGATTTCGTGTTTTTCGGCGAGGCGATTCCCGCCGCGGCGCTGACGGACGCCTTCGCCTTGGCCCGTTCATGCGGGGTTCTGCTGGTGGCGGGCACGTCGGCCGAGGTGGCGCCCGCCAGCCTCATTCCATATGAGGCCAAGGCGGCCGGCGCCACGATTGTGGAGCTCAACGTCCGGCCCACGGCGCTCACCGACGGTCTGACCGATCACTTCATCGCCGGTCCATTCGCACACACCATGGTCGCGCTCGCTCGACGGATCACTGGATAATCCAAATCTCCCGCTGGAACGACGACAGGAACCGGCCGCCCTCGGGCGTCACCACCGCGATCTCCTCCACCGTGGCCACGCCGTGACCAGCGATGTGCACCCGCGGCTCCAGGGTGTAGACCTGCCCCGCCTCGATTTTCAGGTACGGGAGCTGTCCGTAGCGCTCCCAACGCGGACAGAGCAGACCGGCGCCATCGTGGGCCGAGCGACCCACCTGGTGCCCCAGCGCGTGCTTGAATTCGTCGAAACCACAGGCCATGATGTGATTGCGGGCGATCTCATCAATGCGCCAACCTTCCACTCCCGGCTTCAGGGCCTCGGCGGCACGAGTGATCGCGTCCACCACGGCGGCGAATCCCCGCCGGACGCTCTCCGGCGGTTCGTGCTCGCCTTCGCGCAGGACGTACCAGGTCCGCTGAAGGTCGGACACATAGTCGTCGATGCGCAACCCGAAATCCATGTTGATCACGTGCCCCCGCTCCACCGCCTTGTCGGTGGGCCCGGTGTGCGCCTC
This genomic window contains:
- a CDS encoding NAD-dependent protein deacylase, whose protein sequence is MNNGDTLDHAASVFQKSRFNLAFTGAGVSVESGLPDFRSPGGLWDRYDVAEYATLTAFQRHPEKVWTFIHELLDGYGGVQPNAGHRAMAALEAAGALHAVVTQNIDGLHQAAGSRRVVEFHGSLRRLVCLGCGRMCPTDDPSVRALPVPRCACGRVFKPDFVFFGEAIPAAALTDAFALARSCGVLLVAGTSAEVAPASLIPYEAKAAGATIVELNVRPTALTDGLTDHFIAGPFAHTMVALARRITG
- a CDS encoding ABC transporter permease, with amino-acid sequence MDFLSEALAKAFRLIVTGDADLYSALWISLTVSLAAITAATLIAAPAGFVLGTCRFPGRRLILTICQTLMAVPTVVVGLLLYATLFRQGPLGPLGLLFTPTAMAIGQTVLILPLLVSLVSAALEQADPRLREEAWSLGAGHRQQFWLLLHHCRIPLAVAVFSALSRAISEVGSAMMIGGNIRGYTRNITTAIALETSKGEFALGIGLGFILLAVALALNALIVVLRRRFRAV
- the moaA gene encoding GTP 3',8-cyclase MoaA, with translation MTHAPTPLADHHNRLINYLRISITDRCNFRCQYCMPTEGIPLLNHADILTYEDILRCARIAISLGLRKIRVTGGEPLVRRGVVSLLAELSRLPDLADLSLTTNGALLGHYAAALRAAGLHRVNVSLDTLRPERFATITRQPVLTNVLEGIRAAEAAGLHPVKLNVVTMRSVNLDEIADFAAMTLHHAYEVRFIELMPVGGHAYWDSAQLVPGEEVLQILSKRYELAPLDDPAGAPVSGRLFQIRGAAGRIGLISPMTDHFCRHCNRLRLTPDGKLRTCLFHEAEVDLRRLLRGGVDDEALAGVFRSAVAQKPAGPAGGIGGGWKCTSAMSRIGG
- a CDS encoding ABC transporter ATP-binding protein, with product MLSRITLADVGVRRNGTELFRVPQLAVTGGRILAILGENGSGKTTFLRLLAGLERDFSGVIRYDEAPPAAFFQGRNQPRDLLLLAQEPVLFDFSVERNLAYGLRLAGLSQRAAHARVAGVLGRLNLEALAKRRATRLSGGEKRRVALARVLAMEPQFLLLDEPFADVDPVNRELLENVLLEQARERGAAVAFTTHQEEIAIRLTDEIVQIVGRRLVPHHPRNVLRGTASMENRQFFFRTGNVTLEILPFTRPPRLVHIPPTEIVVSREALHGTARNQLRGTIRATRQQDEAADITVDCGISLEARITLRSLQEHRLVVGDQVYLSFKTSAVRWL
- a CDS encoding transglycosylase SLT domain-containing protein: MPVRSVGLTATVIHGFTISHPTGGGQSRPRFRIGVSILAALYLLFLPPVIPAASASALFSENGLGDQVDFWEQVFTRWGQNQVLIHDRQDLRLVYEIMQLDGDYLHDPAAAKAQQQAVRSRLEHWEGLLRHAAGRIESGAPPDPATARILSVVGGRLGRPPAAAELRELAGRLRSQRGIREEFAAGWRRAGRYYPHMQTIFRANGIPEEILAIPFFESSFREDSRSRKGATGVWQFIRSTGRTFLRVNRHLDERLDPLLATYGAVKFLRDAHGKLGSWPLAVMAYNHGTNGIFQARQRLGSDPLTIIRYYSSNQFGFASRNYYSEFLASLRILRQPERYFPNLVQASPWEFREIHLSRSATFAQLQKQYRVPAGVMLDFNPAVIRSRATAKLSFPAGFRLKLPPVEIPGTTVSDDAAPIVATAAPAAPAPATPAGPGPKVHRVQAGETLYRIAMNHKVTVAQLRQWNKLPGNTIRVGQRLVVQP